In Dolichospermum flos-aquae CCAP 1403/13F, the following proteins share a genomic window:
- a CDS encoding flippase, protein MTKSQLQTLISGRILARNTIYSLIGQGAPLLVAVFAIPQLIKGLGTDRFGILTLAWMVLSYFSLFDLGLGRALTQLVAEKLGKESGEKEIPALVGTASFLMLILGLIGTLVFVILSPTIVYNLLKIPTELQSETVVVFYLLSASVPLVTSTAGTVGVLSALQRFDLINAVRIPLGLLMFLGPLLVLPFSHSLVPIIAVLLGVRFLAWGIYIWLCLHAMPSLQHQIQFNKALLVPLLKFGGWMTVTNIVGPLMIYMDRFLIGGLISVTAVAYYTTPYEVVTKLWLIPGSLVSVLFPAFSTSFVQEPLRAKQMFNRGVKYIFLILFPITLIIVTFANEGLTLWIGKDFAQNSTLVLQWLAVGVLINSLAQVPFALIQGVGRPDITAKFHFIELPFYLLILWKFTTAFGIIGAAYAWVLRTMIDTILLFYTASRLMPNNQSLMQCMGFATGVAVLIFAFASLKLDLYIKGIYCLLTLLAFVITTWFLVLETDERTMIKKKLKAV, encoded by the coding sequence ATGACTAAATCCCAACTCCAGACTTTAATAAGTGGACGAATATTAGCCCGAAATACAATTTACAGTCTTATCGGTCAGGGAGCGCCATTACTAGTAGCTGTTTTTGCGATTCCGCAACTCATAAAAGGACTAGGTACTGATCGTTTTGGTATATTGACTCTGGCTTGGATGGTTCTTAGTTATTTCAGTTTATTTGATTTGGGTTTGGGTAGAGCATTAACTCAACTTGTAGCTGAAAAATTGGGAAAGGAAAGTGGTGAGAAAGAAATTCCTGCTCTGGTTGGGACTGCTTCTTTCTTAATGTTGATTTTAGGGCTAATAGGAACATTAGTTTTTGTAATTTTATCACCTACGATAGTTTATAATCTTCTCAAGATTCCTACTGAATTACAAAGCGAGACTGTTGTTGTATTTTATCTACTTTCAGCATCAGTGCCTCTGGTTACTAGCACCGCAGGAACTGTGGGTGTATTATCTGCTTTACAAAGATTTGACCTGATTAATGCAGTTCGCATTCCCTTGGGTCTATTGATGTTTCTCGGACCTCTGTTGGTATTGCCATTTTCCCATAGTCTTGTTCCAATTATCGCTGTTTTATTAGGAGTTAGATTCTTAGCTTGGGGAATTTATATATGGCTATGCCTTCACGCTATGCCATCTTTACAGCATCAGATACAATTTAATAAAGCATTATTAGTGCCCTTGTTAAAATTCGGTGGCTGGATGACTGTAACTAACATTGTCGGTCCACTAATGATATACATGGATAGATTTTTAATTGGGGGGTTAATTTCTGTTACTGCTGTTGCTTACTACACTACACCATACGAGGTAGTAACTAAGCTCTGGCTAATTCCCGGATCTTTAGTTAGTGTTCTATTCCCGGCTTTCTCTACTAGTTTCGTCCAAGAACCTCTACGTGCAAAGCAAATGTTTAATAGGGGTGTGAAATATATTTTTTTGATATTATTCCCCATTACTTTAATAATTGTTACTTTTGCAAATGAGGGATTGACTCTCTGGATAGGAAAGGATTTTGCTCAAAATAGCACTCTGGTATTGCAATGGTTAGCCGTAGGGGTTTTAATTAATAGCCTTGCTCAAGTTCCTTTTGCACTGATCCAAGGTGTCGGAAGACCCGATATTACGGCAAAATTCCATTTTATTGAGCTACCATTTTATCTACTGATATTGTGGAAGTTCACCACTGCCTTTGGCATTATAGGTGCAGCCTACGCATGGGTATTAAGGACAATGATAGATACTATACTTTTGTTCTACACAGCATCTAGGCTTATGCCAAACAATCAATCACTAATGCAATGTATGGGTTTTGCTACAGGTGTAGCTGTATTGATTTTTGCTTTTGCAAGTCTAAAGTTAGACCTTTATATAAAAGGAATATACTGTTTATTGACATTGTTGGCTTTTGTTATTACGACATGGTTTCTAGTTCTAGAAACTGATGAACGGACAATGATCAAGAAGAAACTAAAGGCAGTTTAA
- a CDS encoding class I SAM-dependent methyltransferase has protein sequence MVEIKDGNEIRTYSCPKCYLCGNEGKLLYESLKDRLFGAPGEWNLKKCTNPECGLVWLDPMPLEEDISKAYQTYYTHDNNYVQKKSLIWLLLRAIYRGVTAISSYIMGMKAEEFQLSRMYLNRIKPSKLLEIGCGSGEFLNYMQIAGWQVEGIDFDAKAVESVRNKYGINAHVGTLESFRYAEKSFDAITMNHVIEHLPNPVTLLEECHRILKPGGYLVLVTPNINSWGHQKFKTNWRGLEPPRHIHLFSEATLRKCGMKAGFQEIDTWTTAARSISLFNESFDIEEFGYHATNRHGNKYHIFKSLIFSYTEQILLKILKINPELGEEVVLFAKKS, from the coding sequence ATGGTTGAAATAAAAGATGGTAATGAAATTCGTACTTATTCTTGTCCAAAGTGTTATTTATGTGGCAATGAAGGTAAGCTGCTTTATGAGAGTTTAAAGGATCGCCTGTTTGGTGCGCCTGGGGAATGGAATTTAAAGAAATGTACAAATCCTGAATGTGGTTTGGTGTGGTTAGATCCAATGCCGCTTGAGGAGGATATTAGTAAGGCCTATCAAACATACTATACTCACGATAATAACTATGTTCAGAAAAAAAGTCTTATCTGGCTTTTATTACGAGCAATTTATCGGGGCGTAACAGCAATATCTTCATATATTATGGGAATGAAGGCGGAAGAATTCCAGCTTTCTAGGATGTATTTAAATAGAATCAAGCCATCTAAACTATTAGAAATTGGTTGTGGTTCTGGCGAATTTCTGAATTATATGCAGATAGCAGGTTGGCAAGTTGAAGGTATTGATTTCGATGCTAAAGCAGTTGAAAGTGTACGTAATAAGTATGGTATTAATGCTCATGTTGGTACTTTGGAGAGTTTTAGATATGCAGAAAAATCTTTTGATGCCATTACTATGAATCATGTAATTGAACACTTACCCAACCCAGTTACTCTACTTGAGGAGTGTCACCGTATTCTTAAACCTGGTGGTTATTTAGTTTTAGTAACCCCAAACATTAATAGTTGGGGTCATCAGAAATTTAAAACTAATTGGAGGGGTTTAGAACCGCCAAGACATATTCATTTGTTTTCGGAAGCTACACTTCGAAAATGTGGAATGAAAGCCGGATTTCAGGAAATAGATACTTGGACAACTGCGGCTCGATCAATAAGTCTATTTAATGAAAGTTTTGATATTGAAGAATTTGGGTATCACGCTACGAATCGTCATGGTAATAAGTACCACATATTCAAATCACTAATTTTTTCTTACACAGAACAAATTTTACTCAAAATACTTAAAATCAATCCTGAATTAGGTGAAGAGGTTGTTTTGTTCGCTAAAAAGAGTTAA
- a CDS encoding glycosyltransferase family 2 protein → MKNQVCAIFVSYNPSDEIIANVVALINQIDEVVIVDNASCAKSKEYLDYLGNNYKLNIIHNSENVGIATALNIGVKYARTTGCFWVATFDQDSLAPLGFIDLMLNAYEACNYKERVALISPRYFDNNSNTIYPVIESVDSNKLFCDIKTTLTSGNLVKLSVFETIGLFDDRFFIDYVDHEFCLRCLNNNYKIIMSSKALLNHELGNITTHSLFGRQFLTTNHSGIRRYYNARNRFFVYKKYVSLNPKWIFLDICYLFKDIIKILIFEHESLPKISYIIKGIYHAWLGKSGKYE, encoded by the coding sequence ATGAAAAATCAAGTATGTGCAATATTTGTTTCTTATAACCCTAGTGATGAAATAATAGCCAATGTTGTAGCGTTAATTAATCAGATTGATGAAGTTGTTATTGTTGATAATGCTTCTTGTGCCAAATCAAAAGAATATTTAGATTATTTAGGTAATAACTATAAGCTGAATATTATCCATAATAGTGAGAATGTGGGAATTGCAACAGCACTAAATATCGGAGTTAAATACGCTAGAACCACGGGTTGTTTTTGGGTGGCTACATTTGATCAGGATAGTTTAGCGCCCCTGGGTTTTATTGACTTAATGCTCAATGCTTATGAAGCCTGCAATTACAAAGAACGCGTAGCATTAATATCACCTCGTTATTTTGATAATAACTCCAATACTATTTATCCAGTAATAGAAAGTGTAGACTCTAATAAGTTATTTTGTGATATTAAGACAACATTAACTTCAGGCAATTTGGTCAAATTATCCGTATTTGAAACTATTGGACTGTTTGATGATAGATTTTTCATAGATTATGTTGACCATGAGTTTTGTTTACGGTGTCTGAATAATAATTATAAAATTATAATGTCATCTAAAGCTTTGCTCAATCATGAATTAGGTAATATAACTACACACTCATTATTTGGAAGGCAATTTTTGACAACAAATCATAGTGGCATTCGGAGATACTACAATGCAAGAAATAGGTTTTTTGTTTATAAAAAATATGTAAGTTTGAATCCTAAATGGATATTTTTAGATATTTGTTATCTATTCAAGGATATTATAAAGATACTTATTTTTGAACATGAATCGTTACCAAAAATTTCTTACATAATCAAGGGAATTTATCATGCTTGGCTTGGAAAAAGTGGAAAATACGAATAA
- a CDS encoding glycosyltransferase family 2 protein, with product MSKQPLIYIIILNWNGWQDTLKCLESLQTLNYQNYVVLIIDNGSENDSVQQIKSCTKDRSSSDIYFEQSEVSISLIVEKQIYSSLTILNKNILLITSPSNLGFSGGCNLGITYSLQQMADYVFLLNNDASVHPDIFNHLLSASKAANAAVVGARVLDEKGEQTLFAGKDWPAPIFVSGTAFFKLEQQFWESTYVEGSSMLLRRDLLEQRLIDNSYFLDPSLFMYGEDVDISIYARHQGYKCLIARDAIIYHKASKISGGQGNPRTCYYCTRNRIYLANCWLSLPEKALFHVYYVPSRLIIILIKIFLKPQNLNVARAIISGLLDGYRGVKDKWVRH from the coding sequence ATGTCTAAGCAACCCCTAATTTACATTATTATCCTCAATTGGAATGGTTGGCAAGATACCCTTAAGTGTCTTGAGTCTTTGCAAACACTTAACTACCAAAACTATGTAGTTTTGATTATAGATAATGGCTCTGAAAATGATTCAGTGCAGCAAATTAAATCTTGTACTAAAGATCGTAGTTCATCTGATATTTATTTTGAACAATCTGAAGTTAGTATTTCTCTTATTGTTGAAAAACAAATATATAGCTCATTGACTATTTTAAATAAAAATATATTATTAATTACTTCTCCTAGTAACTTAGGCTTTAGCGGTGGCTGTAATCTTGGCATTACTTACTCCTTACAGCAAATGGCTGATTATGTATTTTTATTAAATAATGATGCATCTGTTCATCCTGATATTTTCAATCATTTACTGAGTGCTTCAAAAGCTGCAAATGCGGCTGTTGTTGGAGCAAGAGTCTTGGATGAAAAAGGTGAACAAACACTTTTCGCTGGAAAAGATTGGCCAGCGCCAATATTCGTCAGCGGAACAGCATTTTTTAAGCTAGAGCAGCAGTTTTGGGAATCTACTTATGTTGAAGGTTCTTCTATGCTACTCCGCAGGGATTTACTGGAGCAAAGACTCATTGATAATAGTTATTTTCTCGATCCTAGTCTTTTTATGTACGGCGAAGATGTAGATATTTCCATCTATGCAAGGCATCAAGGTTATAAATGTCTGATAGCTCGTGATGCAATTATTTACCACAAAGCTTCTAAAATTTCTGGTGGTCAGGGAAACCCTCGTACATGTTATTATTGTACCCGAAACCGCATCTATCTTGCTAATTGCTGGTTAAGTTTGCCAGAAAAAGCATTATTTCATGTTTACTATGTTCCATCACGCTTAATTATTATACTAATCAAAATATTTCTAAAACCTCAAAACCTGAATGTAGCCAGGGCAATTATTAGCGGGTTACTGGACGGTTATCGAGGTGTTAAAGATAAATGGGTAAGACACTAA
- a CDS encoding O-antigen ligase family protein: MIPIICVFFKKIRLSRDIYLLYAALTISIVVSCISFEGATPRQLTGLVFIVFGWLGLLCGSLTKITKNDSSVMIGGITLFCQLVFSFLYTIMQTNISPTNLITGFNLVDYYILKDGLVTPFGSSNYLAAFLLFFIGYFLVTRKINLLIISLLGIFFTLSRTGIIIVVIFLVIFGLIKLYQKQIKYNTAKNLLLISSFTICLAFLSTWLGNSLQENATQHTLDNISTLTNRTVLWESASEIISEHPWFGNGFGSLVDLPALKSVAGETGIWSAHNGLLDYWLAHGIFSMLIFLAYIYFIMFKLYKLSTHSLNHQERSSALGIFIGLFLMLIHGLVEPLLFDSKFLIFIGLIAGGITSSNQYVDGRINS, from the coding sequence ATGATTCCTATTATTTGTGTTTTTTTTAAAAAAATTAGGTTATCAAGGGATATTTATCTGTTATATGCAGCTCTTACTATATCAATAGTGGTTTCATGCATATCTTTTGAGGGAGCAACTCCTCGTCAATTAACAGGTCTTGTATTTATTGTGTTTGGTTGGTTAGGCTTACTTTGTGGTAGTCTTACAAAAATTACTAAAAATGATTCATCAGTTATGATAGGCGGAATAACTCTATTCTGTCAATTGGTTTTTTCATTTTTATATACTATTATGCAAACCAATATATCTCCAACTAACCTAATAACAGGTTTTAATCTAGTTGATTATTACATACTAAAAGATGGCTTAGTTACGCCATTTGGCAGCTCTAATTATTTAGCCGCTTTTTTACTTTTCTTTATTGGATATTTTTTAGTAACTCGTAAAATTAATTTATTAATCATATCATTGCTAGGAATTTTTTTTACATTATCAAGAACTGGGATCATTATTGTAGTGATATTCTTGGTGATTTTTGGCTTGATTAAATTGTATCAAAAACAAATAAAATATAATACAGCGAAAAATTTATTGTTAATTTCATCTTTTACTATTTGTTTAGCTTTTTTATCAACTTGGCTTGGAAATTCTTTGCAAGAAAATGCAACACAACATACTTTAGATAATATATCTACGTTAACAAACAGAACTGTTTTATGGGAAAGTGCATCTGAAATTATTTCAGAACACCCTTGGTTTGGTAATGGCTTTGGTTCATTAGTGGATTTACCAGCTTTGAAATCTGTAGCAGGTGAAACTGGTATTTGGAGTGCACATAATGGTCTATTAGACTATTGGTTAGCACACGGAATATTCTCAATGCTAATATTTTTAGCATACATTTATTTTATAATGTTCAAGCTTTATAAGTTATCAACACATTCTTTAAATCATCAAGAGCGCTCATCTGCTCTAGGAATTTTTATAGGTTTATTTCTAATGCTAATACATGGATTAGTTGAGCCTTTGCTATTCGATTCTAAGTTTTTAATTTTCATTGGATTAATTGCAGGTGGAATAACTAGTAGTAATCAATATGTTGATGGCAGAATAAATAGTTAA
- a CDS encoding glycosyltransferase family 4 protein: MKIALIALSVRGAMGHYIDALVTPLSKHVELHLFVPEHYTGKSGMATVHFFATGLNKSQALYRLINPYLALHVWKSIENVEPNVVHIFNGEGYPWSLLWAYWASKTKLPIVFTVHDPEPHPGNILELINSYLRRFTLTRATKIHIHSQRFLQAITQQGVLPERVSIIPIGSIADRFVCHRRGDIFQERAALFFGRLEAYKGLDILVEAGLFLKGELRVIIAGPGDIPNTILQTIQTNPEIFELHNRYLSEDEVANLFQRASVCVLPYRQATQSQLPLIAAAFGVPLVATSVGGFLEDVPLVNGLLVPPGNPKALAEGIQEGVGRTPYYPKEYEFEVLVEKFVHLYKCVCREF; this comes from the coding sequence TTGAAAATAGCACTAATAGCTCTTTCAGTGCGGGGAGCAATGGGTCATTATATTGATGCACTGGTAACACCTCTGAGTAAACATGTAGAATTACATCTTTTTGTACCCGAACACTACACTGGAAAATCAGGGATGGCAACTGTGCATTTCTTCGCTACCGGACTCAACAAAAGCCAAGCTTTATATCGTTTGATTAATCCATATTTAGCACTCCATGTATGGAAATCAATTGAAAACGTAGAACCTAATGTGGTACATATTTTTAATGGAGAGGGCTATCCATGGAGTTTGCTCTGGGCTTATTGGGCAAGTAAAACAAAGTTACCAATAGTATTTACTGTTCACGATCCAGAGCCTCATCCTGGCAACATTTTAGAATTGATAAATTCATACCTTCGCCGCTTTACTCTGACTAGAGCTACTAAGATACATATTCATTCCCAGCGTTTTCTGCAAGCAATCACTCAGCAAGGAGTATTACCTGAAAGAGTTTCTATAATTCCAATTGGCAGCATAGCGGATCGTTTTGTATGTCATCGTCGAGGGGATATTTTCCAAGAGCGTGCAGCTTTATTTTTCGGTCGCTTAGAAGCCTATAAAGGTTTGGATATTCTTGTAGAAGCAGGTCTCTTCTTGAAAGGAGAATTACGAGTAATTATTGCTGGTCCGGGAGATATCCCTAACACTATTCTCCAAACAATACAAACAAATCCAGAGATTTTTGAACTACATAACCGTTATTTATCTGAGGACGAGGTAGCAAATCTTTTCCAACGAGCGTCTGTCTGTGTGCTACCTTATCGACAAGCTACACAATCTCAACTACCTTTGATTGCTGCTGCTTTTGGTGTTCCACTAGTAGCTACATCTGTTGGTGGATTTTTAGAAGATGTGCCTCTAGTCAATGGTTTGCTAGTTCCTCCTGGAAATCCTAAAGCTCTCGCTGAGGGAATTCAAGAGGGTGTAGGTCGGACACCTTATTATCCAAAAGAATATGAATTTGAGGTGTTAGTTGAAAAATTTGTTCATCTCTACAAGTGTGTTTGCAGAGAATTTTAA
- a CDS encoding glycosyltransferase family 4 protein: protein MKILYIITKSDLGGAQANVYDLIANFCKYDEVHLATGNNGPLTEDVTKLGVTVHILPNLTRNIQLFGDYNAVQEFISLIHQIKPDIIHAHSSKAGVIARVAGWICRVPIVFTAHGWGFTPGTPNTRRIIALIAEKILALLTTKLICVSENDRQLALRSGVGHKNSLAVVRYGINNIPVTTPNLLQQPPRLIMVARFNEQKDQTTLLKAIAQLKDDSIHLNLVGSGPSLESCKALAKSLGIENQVSFLGDRRDVPDLLAQSQIFILSTHYEGLPISILEAMRAGLPVVATSVNGIPEEVVDGKTGLLAPHQDVKALANALHILTNSPEIRQQMGKESREKFEQEFTVDRMITEIRAIYEQIIQK, encoded by the coding sequence ATGAAAATTCTGTACATCATTACGAAATCCGATTTAGGTGGCGCTCAAGCAAACGTTTATGATTTGATAGCCAATTTCTGCAAATATGATGAAGTTCACCTCGCCACAGGTAATAATGGTCCCCTTACAGAGGATGTTACAAAATTAGGAGTTACCGTACATATTCTTCCTAATTTAACCCGTAATATTCAGCTATTCGGTGACTATAACGCAGTCCAAGAATTTATTTCATTAATTCATCAAATTAAACCGGATATTATCCACGCACACAGCAGTAAAGCAGGAGTGATAGCCCGCGTTGCTGGATGGATATGTAGAGTTCCAATAGTATTTACAGCGCATGGGTGGGGTTTTACGCCAGGAACACCCAATACGCGGCGGATTATAGCACTGATAGCTGAAAAAATACTGGCACTATTAACAACAAAACTAATATGCGTATCTGAAAATGATCGCCAACTTGCTTTAAGGTCTGGGGTAGGTCATAAAAATTCACTTGCAGTTGTTCGATACGGAATTAACAATATTCCCGTTACTACTCCTAATCTGTTACAACAGCCGCCACGACTAATTATGGTGGCACGTTTTAACGAACAGAAGGATCAAACGACCTTACTCAAAGCGATCGCTCAACTCAAAGATGACTCTATCCATCTTAACCTGGTTGGTAGTGGTCCATCTTTAGAATCTTGCAAAGCTTTAGCCAAGTCATTAGGAATTGAAAATCAAGTTTCCTTTTTAGGCGATCGCCGGGATGTACCAGATTTATTAGCTCAGTCTCAAATATTTATCCTGAGTACCCATTACGAAGGTTTGCCCATCAGCATTTTAGAAGCTATGCGTGCTGGATTACCAGTTGTTGCAACTAGCGTTAATGGTATTCCTGAAGAAGTTGTAGATGGTAAAACAGGCTTGCTGGCACCGCATCAAGATGTAAAAGCACTAGCAAATGCACTGCACATACTTACTAATTCTCCTGAAATTCGTCAGCAGATGGGTAAAGAAAGTAGAGAGAAATTTGAGCAAGAATTTACAGTTGACCGTATGATAACTGAGATTAGAGCAATATACGAACAAATTATTCAAAAATAG
- a CDS encoding GDP-mannose 4,6-dehydratase, translated as MTKKALITRLTGQDGSYLAELLLSKGYQVFGLVRRSSSGNLERINHLSGTVEILSGDLLDQSSLMDVITESQPDEIYNLASQSYIPTSWTQPSLTAEYTALGVSRLLESIRRCKSDARFYQASSSEVFGQPDVSPQNELTAFRPRNPYGVAKAYAHWMTINYRQQYNLYTCCGITYTHESPRRGAEFVFRKITRTAAMIKLGLANQLKLGNLDARRDWCYAKDAVHAMWLMLQQQQPDDYIIASGKTHSVKELVECAFKFVGLNWQDYVVVDPAFYRPDESVLLLGNIDKIQKQLGWKPQYSLFFLEEDIKFLFF; from the coding sequence ATGACCAAGAAAGCCCTAATCACCCGATTAACTGGTCAAGATGGCTCTTATCTTGCCGAACTCCTTCTATCCAAAGGATATCAAGTATTTGGCTTAGTCCGTCGCTCCAGTTCTGGAAACCTCGAACGGATTAATCACCTCAGTGGTACTGTTGAAATTCTTTCAGGAGATCTCCTGGATCAATCTTCACTCATGGATGTGATTACAGAGTCCCAACCCGACGAAATTTATAACCTTGCTTCTCAAAGCTATATTCCCACATCCTGGACACAACCATCTCTCACTGCGGAATACACTGCTTTGGGTGTTTCTCGTCTCTTAGAATCCATTCGTCGTTGTAAATCTGATGCGAGATTTTACCAAGCCTCCAGCAGTGAAGTTTTTGGACAGCCTGACGTATCTCCCCAAAACGAGCTTACAGCTTTCCGCCCCCGCAATCCCTACGGTGTCGCCAAGGCATATGCCCATTGGATGACTATCAATTATCGCCAACAATATAACCTTTACACTTGCTGCGGTATTACTTATACTCACGAATCCCCCCGACGTGGTGCAGAATTTGTATTTCGTAAAATTACTCGAACTGCCGCCATGATTAAGCTAGGATTAGCTAATCAATTAAAATTGGGAAATTTAGATGCCCGTCGTGATTGGTGCTACGCTAAAGATGCTGTACACGCTATGTGGTTGATGTTACAGCAACAGCAGCCTGATGATTATATTATTGCTAGTGGTAAAACCCACTCAGTTAAGGAACTGGTAGAGTGTGCTTTTAAATTTGTTGGGTTGAACTGGCAAGATTACGTTGTCGTTGATCCTGCTTTTTACCGACCGGATGAATCAGTGCTATTATTGGGTAACATTGATAAAATTCAAAAACAATTAGGTTGGAAACCCCAATATTCCTTATTTTTTTTAGAGGAAGATATTAAATTTCTCTTTTTTTAG
- a CDS encoding AAA family ATPase has protein sequence MLQRLYVHNFRCLENFELTMKEMSSALLIGKNGTGKSTIATALEVFQSIGRGINRVGQLVKSKDFTRGRYDVPIRLEIEVLLEEKLYKYVLALELPEKFKELRVFEEQLLVAGNPIYSRKEAQVTLYSSSQNRESQFLVDWHLVALPVIQEQSETDPLHTFKNWLAHIIILAPIPSLMTGDSHGETLQPNRDGANIGEWFSGLLGRYPAAYRDVDKYLREVMPDFQDFLNELIGKEFKSLIVRFAENNATLNVNFQDLSDGEKCFFLCAVVLAANKFYGSVLCFWDEPDNYLSISEVGHFITSLRRSFKDSGQILVTSHNPEAIRKFSNENTFILDRKSHLEPTLIRLLSDIPVTGDLINSLICGDIEL, from the coding sequence ATGCTCCAAAGACTATATGTACACAACTTCAGATGTTTAGAAAACTTTGAATTAACAATGAAGGAGATGTCATCTGCTCTCTTGATTGGAAAAAATGGTACAGGTAAATCAACTATTGCAACTGCATTAGAGGTATTTCAATCTATTGGTAGAGGTATAAATAGAGTTGGTCAACTTGTAAAGTCTAAAGATTTTACTCGTGGCAGGTATGATGTTCCCATTCGCTTGGAAATAGAAGTATTACTTGAGGAGAAATTATATAAATACGTCCTGGCCTTAGAGTTGCCAGAAAAATTTAAAGAATTGCGAGTTTTTGAAGAACAACTTTTAGTTGCAGGAAATCCAATTTACTCTCGTAAAGAAGCACAAGTTACTCTTTATAGTAGTTCACAAAATCGTGAATCTCAGTTTTTAGTAGATTGGCATTTAGTAGCCCTTCCAGTCATTCAAGAGCAATCAGAAACAGATCCACTTCATACTTTCAAAAATTGGCTGGCTCATATAATTATTCTAGCACCAATTCCTAGTTTAATGACTGGAGATTCCCACGGAGAAACTTTACAACCAAACAGAGATGGTGCAAATATTGGGGAATGGTTTTCTGGTTTACTTGGTAGATATCCTGCGGCCTATAGAGACGTTGATAAATATTTACGGGAAGTTATGCCCGATTTTCAAGATTTCTTGAATGAACTTATCGGTAAAGAGTTCAAAAGTTTAATTGTGAGATTTGCTGAAAATAATGCAACCTTGAATGTTAACTTTCAAGATTTATCAGATGGTGAAAAATGCTTTTTTCTTTGTGCTGTGGTATTAGCAGCTAATAAATTCTATGGGTCAGTTTTGTGCTTTTGGGATGAACCTGACAACTATCTCTCTATCTCAGAAGTAGGTCATTTTATCACATCTCTGAGACGTTCATTTAAGGATAGTGGCCAAATTTTAGTAACTTCTCATAATCCTGAAGCAATTAGAAAATTCTCCAATGAAAACACCTTTATTCTGGATAGAAAAAGTCACTTAGAACCAACTTTAATTAGATTGCTTAGTGATATACCTGTTACTGGCGATTTGATTAATTCTTTGATTTGTGGTGATATAGAATTATGA
- a CDS encoding Npun_F5560 family protein has translation MSQSDIPNIQELSTEISQLRQDLQLRDQLVQQLSQELFRLVKGNTNFTPPKSEPEIDLSQLQALRDQIQAVEQQVTFYQEQITNRDTEICQLRQSVQELTDRSRMLEQVVQELPQIYRRKFEERMTPVRDKVTILQRENRQLQAELQSVSYRLALKNRYTNHGGIDLPTFPRSEVTTDSLPAAQNV, from the coding sequence GTGAGCCAATCTGATATACCAAACATCCAAGAACTGTCCACCGAAATCTCGCAGTTGCGCCAAGACTTGCAACTGCGAGATCAATTAGTTCAACAGTTATCTCAAGAACTATTCCGGCTAGTTAAGGGTAATACTAACTTTACACCGCCAAAATCTGAGCCAGAGATAGATTTGAGTCAATTGCAGGCTTTAAGAGATCAAATCCAAGCCGTCGAACAGCAGGTGACTTTCTATCAAGAGCAAATTACGAATCGTGATACGGAGATTTGCCAATTACGACAGTCTGTACAAGAACTAACTGATCGTAGTCGAATGTTAGAGCAGGTAGTACAGGAATTACCCCAAATTTACCGTCGTAAGTTTGAGGAACGCATGACACCAGTGCGAGACAAGGTCACAATCCTACAACGAGAAAATCGCCAATTGCAAGCCGAATTGCAAAGTGTGAGTTATCGTTTAGCACTTAAAAACCGCTACACAAATCATGGCGGTATTGATTTACCTACTTTTCCTCGTTCGGAAGTTACAACCGATAGTTTACCTGCTGCCCAAAATGTCTAA
- the rpsF gene encoding 30S ribosomal protein S6 — protein MTTVYETMYILRPDLGDEQVVQQIAKYENLIREHGAENIEIQNRGKRRLAYEIQKHRDGVYVQLNYTGPGTVIAIMERAMRLSEEVIRYMTVKQEVHKEKPEEVVAA, from the coding sequence ATGACCACAGTTTACGAAACCATGTACATTTTGCGTCCTGACTTGGGAGATGAGCAAGTAGTACAACAAATCGCCAAATACGAAAACTTAATTCGTGAACACGGTGCTGAGAATATTGAAATTCAAAACCGTGGTAAGCGTCGTCTGGCCTATGAAATTCAAAAGCATCGTGATGGCGTTTATGTTCAACTCAACTACACAGGTCCTGGAACTGTAATTGCTATCATGGAACGCGCAATGCGATTGAGTGAAGAAGTGATTCGCTATATGACAGTCAAGCAAGAAGTTCACAAAGAAAAACCAGAAGAAGTTGTAGCAGCTTAA